The segment TTTAACCCAACATGCCACCAATTCACCATGATTTTTTACACTATGATGAATGTGTGAGTGCAGCGCTAGGGTGTAGTGGGTGTTGTCCAGTGCTGGgttgtaactgattacatgtaatctggattacgtaatcagattcaaaaataaagtacttcgattatataacattttaaaaagctcatAACCGGaatacagttactttttttatagaTGACATGATTGCATATTACTCAATGGCAGTAAGTTTTTTATAATGTGATTACCCTAATTCTTCGTTTTCCTTTCTAAAATCCTACTGTTTTTACACATTTGGAAAGTCTTCCAGCTTTTCATCTAGTCACAGTTTGGGAAGCCCTGGCATAATCtaatgtttaaaggggtcatgaccagtgttggggaaagttacttttaaaagtaatgcattacaatattgcgttactccctaaaaaagtaactaattatactactttagttaattttatgtaacgcgagttacgtaatattattactttttccaagtaactagtaaagtaactcattacttttaaattgacaaaaatatcttacttttacttttcccctcatttattgattaaaatctctcctgtccccatgttgagagagatcgggagtaagatgttagttctagaataaatgtgaacatgcattaattcatctcactcacaaaaaacagatttagtattcgtcaaaatgaattaaaacagtgaaattcaactcagaatatgacgcaaacctgcaataattaaatatgttaagtaatacaaatatcctttatgcatttcatcccattttattaactgatgtctttgctgccaacCTTCGATGagccaattcaaccatactaataagcaaaaattactcaagataatctaacatttgttttcttttttttttttattgctgaagagttgacatttttcttctgtgttctactgtacagacgtgaatttacttttccttcagcctgaggcttttggtgtgaaaaggctctcacatttgccaaaaatagaacttctTATATAAAAAcgaacaagcaagccctgcccagatttaaaaagtaatgcaaaggtaaagtaacacattactttccacaaaaagtaactaagtaacataattagggagtaactcaatattgtaatgcattacttttaaaagtaacaacactgtgcattacattacttttgcattatttgcagtgtttgtttttaatataaaatgttctatttttggcaaacgtaaaagccctttcacaccaaaagtaaaattaatcAGCCTCAGTCTAAAGGAAATGTAAATTcttgtctgtacagtagaacacagGAGAAtccaacactcttcagcaataaaaaaaatgaagcacaaatgtaaGTTTAATCTGTTAGTGTAAAAGGTCAGTTTAATGTTAGTCTCTGCACTACTCCCGATTTTCCCCCAACATAGggacaaaaaacaacaaagtaactggcgttacttgtttgaaaaagtaactcagatattttcttgtaaattgaGAAGTAAtacgttactttactagttacttgaaaaagtaatctgattacgtaactcaagttacttgtaatgcatcacccccaacactgatcatgacatgagaaataaTATTAgccttgatcttttggcatataagaggtctttgtaccattaaaacatctgcaagtttcatggtttaaaacatcctaattataaacaaagcatttatttaatcaaactccAAAAACGGCTTGTTTGGATCTGCAAGATGACGTGACCCGGGCACagtcatttgcataaacaccACCTCCAGAGCAAGGCATCAACGAATAGGGATCTTCTCAccataggccccgcccactggtGTTCAGTCGCTTATTGGCTAACACGCTGAATGTGAGtgttgaatcatgtcgaaagcaaataaaaattacaatcattgccgctacactgtaaaaaacaatttgttgagtcaacttaaaataatttgttacccagctgccttaaaatgtgaagttcattcaactcaacaaaaagtttattcaacttgaaatgttaagttatactaagtgacaacttacatatttgagttgattcaacttaaaattttaagggagctgggttacttacccagcttttaagtttaacaaacacaaatttctaaattgttacttagtacaacttaacatttcaagttgactgaacttaaaaatttaaggcggcagggtaacaaattattttaagctgactcaactataaataaacactggttagtttatttatagtttatttttaatggaccGTGTCAGAGTATTGATCGGagcatgttgttttgtaaacgAGGCACGGGgtcatggagagttcacaaagaaacatttgttgaaagatggAGCGGTGCTATAGATCtaactgcagctgcatcacaaactgtaagtaaattaattcataatgctttgtcaGGAAAGTagagttttttattttgtcaaaatactCACATGCAATAGCGAGGGGGTGTTGATACTGTTTCCTGTGCAATGATGTTAACCAATCAGGCTGATTCTTGGCCAGCCTTAAAGGACCCGCCCCTTAAAACAGGCCGTTttagacagagggtcagaatgaagggttgaaaataatcagttttccacatatttgtttttttttttttttttgtgcaaaaaacttTAACATAAGTAAACCTTCGAATAGTAGTCAGAATACATTACCTAATATGTGTAATCCAGTAGATTACAATTACAAACTATAATTTCTGTCTATAAAACTATACATTTGTAATGAGTAACAGACTAGagtttgtaagtaatctaccagCACAGGTGGTGTCAGAGTTTATATGTGGTTTCTAGGAATTTATGATTTTCTCTGTGATTTTCTACTCTTCCATTGTCCCGCCTTCAATGTGCGGCTGTGGGATTTTTccatcaaatttttttttttttttatatctggTACATGTTATTGGCATCATAAAGTCTAAACTTGTAGTTTATTGCACATTATTACCATAATTAACCTCATAACCTCAATGAATCTTACTCAAAACGAAACGTAATTTAGTCAGATAGGAATCAAATGTTCCATGTTCTGGTGAAGTGTTCACAAGCACATTgcaatttatgcaaaaatattaatataaatatataaaatataaatataaaaataacaaaatatgaatGAGCACAATTAGACAATATCTAGtttggaaataaataatttgtcacAAAAATACAGGATAATAAagaatacaaatgcattttttttcagagtttTTCTCACTGACAGTTTTCATTAAATGCACAAATTTAAGCGAAAACTTACCGTTACAGACCACAAAAAAaccaaaatgttacaaatataacacagtaaaatatttttattgttttggagTTGCTGGAGATACAGTATTGTCCAGattagtataataatatttcagcaaAATGCGCTTGTTATAAAAACAATCCAGCAAAATCCAGTAGCGAAAGTCTCGCGATAGTTGAGTGTGCGGGGACGCGCGCCTGAGAGGAGCAGCAGTGATGGCGGACGCGGAGCTGACGCTGGACCTGACTGACAGCAAACATGAAGAATCAGGCGATTCTCCCACTGACGAAGGAGACGCGGAGCCCCAGCAGACGCAGGAGAACACGAATGGCGTCAAAACGTAACTGAAAGCTCTTTAAAACTCAAGTCTTGCACGTGTCGCGTCTATTACGCGCGTATTGTTAGCTTGGCCTGTGCGCGAGCGGAGCGCATTCACAGAGCGAAAGAAACGCGTTTGTTTTTCCTTCGTGTCAGTTTGTGTTCACACCGCTTGTATCTGAAGAAATTTCCTGTAGTTCTCGGTTCCTCTCAGCGCGTTTTTTTCTGTAGTTCGTTTGTTTTGAGGCGCTGCGTTCGTTAGTGGCGCGCGCCAATCAGCGGTAACCCATAGCAACCGCCCCATCACCTGCCATTGATCAACACAGCCCGCCCACTTTAGCAACCGTCGAAAGTTTAGTTCTCGTTAAAGATTGATAAACCAGTGAACCGAACCGACCAGTTGAGTCACATCATTATAAACTTTGAATTGAAGCAAAAAAGTGTTTGGAAATGGGACAAAGATGCCTTCATTTGAGTGGGGGAGCTGAAGAGTTTGGTTTGAGTTGTTTGATTGGTGGCGATTTCTCTGCtgaatcatgggtaatgtagtttctCAACATGAATCCTGTTAAAATTGAGTTGAAATGACGGttttaacaaaagcaaatacCATCGATTAATAACCTCGTAGCTTACAGTAGGACTGTTTTTAGAggttatttgtatttatttatttattttgtaaatcaGTTCccaataaagaaaatgaatgagTTTTGATCATTCATTCCAGAGTCTGACTTTTGCTGTATATGTTTGTCTTTAGGAAAGTGTTgcttataaagaaaaaaagtttatacttgtattattttactaaaaaatgtatacatatttacaaaaaagttttataaaagaaaagaaatatataaaaatataaactttattttaaaaaaaggaaaaaagtttatatttgtttaaaaaacataaacattattattgtagACATGTTAGTAGAACCAATAGTGAAAATTGATTACATATATACAAGATATATGTTAtatctttattaaaaacaagaaaaaggtTTATACTtctagtatttttatatatatatatatatctatatatatatatgtatatatacatacttatatatatatatatatatatatacttgtataaaaactttttttctttagtattgtagtgtattattttatatattactgaATGTTGACAGAACCAATAGTGAAAATTGAttacagagaaaagaaaaatatatacttgtagtgttttattttatatataactaaatgttactgaatgtttatttatttatttatttattgtttacactagtaatgtgttgttttatatgtgcccctggatcacaaaaccagtcataagggtcaatttttcaaaactgagatttatacatcatctgaaagctgaataaataagctttcaattgatatatggagatatatatatatcacaaacACACGTGTTCCGATAGGACGGTATTTGGTcgaaataaaactatttgaaaatgtggaatctgagggtgcaaaaaaatctaaatattgagaaaatcacctttaaagttgtccaaataaagttcttaacaatgtatattactactcaaaaaataagttttcatatatttacagtaggaattttacaaaatatcttaatggaacatgatctttacttaatatcctaatgatttttgccataaaagaaaaatcaataattttgacccattccatgtatttttggctattgctacaaatatacccgtgatacttaagactggttttgtgctccagggtcacaatatACTTGCTACTAAACCAATAGTGAAAATtgatgacaaaaacacaatttttaatgtttagaatGGAGAACAAATATTACAGGTCAAATACTTTGTTGGGCAAAATTTAAAcaagtaaaaatgtttctaaagcaGTTGTTTAGAAATGGAGAACAAATTTTTCCTgtaaattttgatgttttttgttgagTGTTATGGGGGTTTTTTGTAGTGTGTGTAAGCTGACGGTGTTTCCtttcttgtgtgtgtttgcagcgaCGCCGAGGAGAAGCCGGAGCCCAAAGAGAAGAGCCGAAAGTCGCACCGCTACCATCCCTACAAAGAGCGTCACGGCGGCGGCGGCTCGGCGGACAAGAAGGCCGCCCACAGGAACCGGGTGTTCATTAGCAATATCCCTTATGATATGAAGTGGCAGGCAATTAAAGATCTAATGCGCGAGAAAGGTAACCCACGCAGAGACGGCGCTGCGCCCCGTCCCGTCCTCTCCCTCTCTCAGCTCTAGCTCGTTAAATGTGTGTCGAAGTAGAGAAGCGTGCGGCACGAATGTCGGCCAGGGGAGTTGCCTGTGTTCTGGTGTGAATCTGCCTGTGTTCTGGTGGTATTTGCTGTAGTCATTCACTgtagtgatgatgatgatgatgatgatgatactGATGTTGAAGGATTGTACAGGTGGGTGGCCTTGTGATTTTTCAACCTGTGTACAGTACCTGTAGAGGAATGAATGTAGCGCTAGAGCGGCCGGGTGCGTCTGTCACGAAGGTGCCGTTCGAGGAGCGGCCGCAGGGCTcaggtgtatgtgtgtgtgtttcactgGGCTTTTCTACCTGTAGCGTCGCAGCCAGGGCGACCCTGTGCCGAGACCACTGGTGATTTAAATGCCTTGTTCTCTGTGGTATTTTCCCTTTGTATGTCTCATGTAGTTGGTGAGGTTACATACGTGGAACTCTTTAAGGATGGAGAAGGAAAGTCAAGGGTAAGTGTTGGTGACTCTGCGCTGCCTGCGTGAGGTTTGAAAGGCCTCCGCAGCCTCACTCTCATGTGCTCGGGGCCGGTAGAGCCGATATATTCTGTCGTACCTTTGACCTCGGGACGGTGTGTCGATGTGTAGCGTTACCGTAAAGCCCATTAAGATGATTATTTGGATGTCCTTTTTAAATTGGTGCTGACCCGTTCGGCTGGGGTccatctgtctctttctctcacatCTGATGATTGCTTAGGTGTTTTTGATTTGGACCTAACTGACCTACGAGAGTCATCTGTGTCAGGTGTCTTCCCTTAAACCCCTTCATCCATCTGTCCCTTCATctctcctccctctctctctctctgtctctgtcccGTAACAACAAGATCCAGTTTCATTTGCCCCGAGTTCATTTGCTTCCATTCGTCCATCTCACTGTAGCCACGTCCAATTGAAATGCTCCCAACAGCTCGTTAAAGTAGAGTCATGAGCATGTGCTGTAATTGATCTTTCTGAAGCACTAATGATCAGTGAATCAGCTGTTTTTCTTTGTGCTGAAGCGCTTTGAACTGACGTGGTTCTGATCATCTTCTTTCTTGTCGTTCTctcacctcctcctcctcctcctcctcctcctcctcctcgctCTTCTGGGACGTGCTCCTGCAGGGCTGCGGGTAAGAACCGCCATAGAGAAAATTAGCGCAATTAAAAATAGAACTGAGCGTGTTTTCATTTGGCAAATACTTGCATCAAAGaaagtaaaattatgaatatttttccaAACATTTATAAAGGCAATCAGCAGCAAAATAAAGATACTTAAATTTTGTAAgcaattattattcatttttatttagattttttttttccaagcattGACTTTGACacgaaaaagaaaatcttttcaGTGCTTGGAAAAATCTAAATGATTGTAATTAGAATGTATTAATGatcatattaatttaaatatagtaaaatttaAGTAAAGAAATTACAAACAAGTTAATGCAATGCCTTCAAGTATTTCAAGTGTGGAAAAgtgcattatttatattttcctaaacattaaaaaaggcaGAATCTAGATAATAGTCatacaaatatattcatttaagtAATATAGAATTTAAATTACAGATTAATGCAATTAAGTATTGCTTTCAAGTGTCTGTCTGAAATGTCAGGTGTTCATGtagaaatttttattatttatattttcccaaacatttaaaaatgcagtcaATTGCGAAATAAAGGCACTTAAATTGTTTTAGAAccagaaacattattattattattattattattattattattattattttccaagcactaaaaaaaaaaaaatcagctatttaaaatgcttattgtaaatatgaataaatgtaatcaaTGCGGTGTTGCCTTATTCaagtataaattaataattttatgaatatttttcaaacatttaaaaaggtaatCAACTGTGCAATaaaggtttttaaatgtttatttcaataaagtaaatatgaaaaaaattaaaacaatggaaagttaCCTTAAGATGTCTTGACAGCAGTGTGAAGTGTTATAATCAGTTATTATTACTCCAAACATTAAAAAGGTATTCAACAgtgaaataaagacatttaaatgttttacaagtagtaagaaagtattatttatattcttcCAAGCGCTGAGAAAAGTAATCAGCTATATTAAATGTTCattcaaataaagtaaataaaagcaaaaacaatggAATGCTTTTTTCCCCCAAGCATTTCTTCAGGTATCTGACAGCAGTAACAAGTATTcaagtaaaaattattattgtttatatttttccaaGCATTGaagtaataaactgtaaaataaagtcacttaagttttttattacaataagtACAGATTTACTGTTTACCAGTGTGTGTTTACTGCTGCTCTTCTTTTTCAGTGTGGTTGAGTTTAAAGATGAAGAGTTTGTGAAGAAGGCTATTGAGGTCATGAGCAAACATGATCTGAACGGACGGCCGCTGAACATCAAGGAGGTAAATGCTCATTCTGCCTGTTCTGTCCAGTGTGTTTGTCCAGACGGTGTCTGACACGTGTCTATTTCAGGATCCGGACGGTGAGCACGCGCGGCGCGTCCTGCAGAGATCGGGCCGCATGTACGGAGGTGGCCGAGGGCAGGACACCGGTCCGACCGGGATGAACGTCCCTCCCTCCATCGCCAACAACCCCAACATCCCTCCAGAGATCATCAGCGCGCTGCAGGCCGGACGGCTGGGAACCACCGTGTTCGTCGCCAACGTGAGTCTGAACGTGTCACTGCAGTTCATTATTGACTTTAAAAAAAGGTCTCATAGAGTCTTAATAAGCTcttttacaaattaaatcagTCTAAAAAGAGCAAAAAGACAGCTgaacatccttaaatcaagatacgtTTACTGAAGATCCAAAATTaacgtctttttttttcctgaaaaactgaacaaaatgaagtgagtttatgattaaaacgtGAATGAGTAGTGAAAACTTGTAGTCTTCTTatttactgttgttttgtttgtccaGTAaaagtatcttgatttaagaatcttGAGGCATTTGCACTGAAAAACATCTGTGTTGTGCTGCAGCTGGATTTTAAGGTGGGCTGGAAGAAGCTGAAGGAGGTGTTCAGTATGGCGGGGACGGTGAGGAGGGCCGATGTCAAAGAAGACAAAGACGGGAAGAGTCGAGGAATGGGAACGGTCACCTTCGAGCAGCCGCTGGAGGCCGTACAGGCCATCTGTATCCTCTCAACCTGAACATCATCATCCAGAAATAGTGCATAATTAAAGTCAAAATGGATtagttttatgtgtttatttatcagttcatgcataTACTGAGAATCAAAGCCACACTTCAGATAAAAGCTGAATACAGAACagtactgattaaaaaaaaaaaggaaaattagggcaagacactgcaggtgtaaagagaaaacattttaattcatgCATATCACCCTACTTTCCCTGGCTGATGAATCACATCACATTAAGACAAGTGCTTTTGAGACAAAAGTTTTCAGAAATTACATTATTCCCAGAACTGAAATCTTGAATATTGGATAAATTCATGTTTGAAACTTGTTAAAGAAAAACTCTTTAAAGAGATGGATTGAGATTGAAACCTACAGACACAAATTAGTTAAATAAAGACTTGGCTGTTTTCCTTTCACCAGTCTGAAAAAAGACACTCAATTGACCACAATCTCAAAATTGAGCAGTGCATGAAACAAACACTGGTTTTTCCTGTAGtgtcacttccagaacaaacatttacagataatgtactctcacccttgtcatccaagatgttcatgtcttcctttcttcagtcgtaaagaaattgtttttgaggaaacatttgaggaatgttctccatatagtggacttccatGTTggccatgagtttgaacttccaaaatgtagtttaaatgcagcttcaaaggactctaaacgatcccagggtcttatctagcgaaacgattggtcattttcgaaCAGATTgacaatgtatatactttttaacttgaAACGCTCGTCTCGTCTTTGTGATGTccatgcatagtctgtgtaatctgggccAATacagttatgtcgaaaaactcccatcttgtttttcttcttcaacgacaaaatcgtcctacatcgctgttttacttgttttactagacccttcttcctcggctgggaccatttagagccctttgaagctgcattttggaaccATTTTTGCACCATAGatttccattatatggagataattcctaaaatgttttcctcaagaaacatcatttcttatcgactgaaaaaagaaagacatgaacattttggatgacaagggggtgagaaaattatctgtgaatctttgttttgggtaagtgaacttctcttttaaaatgAGCTCTTTTATGTGCTGTGTATTTTTAGGCTTATTAGAGCATCACATCATTATCTTTGCCAAGTTGATCTGATTCTTTTGGAATCATTTGTGAGTTTCTGGTTATTCTGGGTCACCTTTTAGCGTGTGCTGCAGTTAGGACGGTTTGTTTTGAGCGTTAGATGACGTCTTCCTTCACTCGTGCTCACAGCCATGTTCAACGGTCAGATGCTGTTTGACAGACAGATGCATGTGAAAATGGTGAGCTGCTGCAGtgtttattcttattaagtttGTATGTGTTTGAGGCTCAGCATACATTCATCTGTTCATTGTACTGTAGGATGATAAATCACTTCCTCCAGATGACTTCAGGCCTGCAGAGAAACCGCCACAGTTACCCAGTAAGAGCTTTGTTGTGCTTGTTATGGATGTGTATAtctgtgtgtatgcatgtgtataattctgtatgtaaatgtgtgtttgtgacgtGTGCTGCAGGAGGTCTGGGCGGAGTCGGGATGGGTTTGGGTCCCGGCGGTCAGCCAATAAATGCCAACCGTCTCAGTGGAGGGGCCGTCGGCTCCATGGGACCTGGAGGTGTGTTCATGTTTGCGTAATTGTTCATGTgtgctttatatttatttgcatgcaaaagcattatttgttgtgtaatgatgcagatTGAATCAAGTGTTTTTAATTGATACATTTAAACAGACAGTTCACATTGATTTGCTAAATGATTAGTTTGCTTgattcattaactgaaatgaaTCTAATTGACTGTAACCGCACTTAAGCTTTAATCAGATGTTTACATTTGATGCTACTAAAAAGTATCTGAATGCTGATGAAGATCATTAAACatgatgtgatttttaaattgataaataaaaagagctTAAACCTCCTGCTGGGATTGATGAGTTAACACAGGATTGGTTGTTTCGCAGGGATGGACGGGCCAGGATGCAGCAACATGAACCGCATGAGTGGTGAGTCATATTCATCTGGAGCAGATCCATCAGAGATCATGTGAGGATGCTCatctaagtgtgtgtgtgtgtgtgtgtgtgtagggatGGGCGGAGGTTTTTCCGGGATGGACTGTGTGGGTGGA is part of the Labeo rohita strain BAU-BD-2019 chromosome 18, IGBB_LRoh.1.0, whole genome shotgun sequence genome and harbors:
- the myef2 gene encoding myelin expression factor 2; translated protein: MADAELTLDLTDSKHEESGDSPTDEGDAEPQQTQENTNGVKTDAEEKPEPKEKSRKSHRYHPYKERHGGGGSADKKAAHRNRVFISNIPYDMKWQAIKDLMREKVGEVTYVELFKDGEGKSRGCGVVEFKDEEFVKKAIEVMSKHDLNGRPLNIKEDPDGEHARRVLQRSGRMYGGGRGQDTGPTGMNVPPSIANNPNIPPEIISALQAGRLGTTVFVANLDFKVGWKKLKEVFSMAGTVRRADVKEDKDGKSRGMGTVTFEQPLEAVQAISMFNGQMLFDRQMHVKMDDKSLPPDDFRPAEKPPQLPRGLGGVGMGLGPGGQPINANRLSGGAVGSMGPGGMDGPGCSNMNRMSGMGGGFSGMDCVGGMGGFGGRDMGPMSRMGDMYRSGMTGMDRDFGRSDMGMNRPFGDSFGGLGGGYTGMGNAGMGPMGSGLGGGGMVNMGMDRMNSGFDRMGGNMDMGRGFGQYGGGSGHMGGMSDRGVGSKAGCQIFVRNLSYDLTWQKLKEKFSHCGQVMYAEIKMENGKSKGCGTVRFDSPESAEKACRMMNGTKINGREVDVRIDRNA